One window of Enterobacter sp. RHBSTW-00175 genomic DNA carries:
- the panS gene encoding ketopantoate/pantoate/pantothenate transporter PanS, whose translation MLSAITRLFPLWALLLSVLAYYTPTSFTGIGPWVTTLLMLIMFGMGVHLKIDDFKRVLSRPAPVAAGIFLHYLVMPLAAWLLAMAFKMPPDLSAGMVLVGSVASGTASNVMIYLAKGDVALSVTISSASTLVGVIATPLLTRLYVDAHIQVDVMGMLLSILQIVVIPIALGLVIHHLFPRLVKAVEPCLPAFSMVCILAIISAVVAGSASHIASVGFVVIIAVVLHNTIGLLGGYWGGKLFGFDESTCRTLAIEVGMQNSGLAAALGKIYFSPLAALPGALFSVWHNLSGSLLAGYWSGKPIEEQPKKDVVKQG comes from the coding sequence ATGTTATCCGCCATCACCCGGCTGTTCCCGTTATGGGCACTGCTGCTCTCTGTACTCGCGTATTACACCCCCACCAGCTTCACGGGCATCGGCCCCTGGGTCACCACGCTGCTGATGCTGATTATGTTCGGCATGGGCGTGCACCTGAAAATTGACGACTTTAAACGCGTGCTGTCGCGCCCTGCACCTGTCGCGGCGGGTATTTTCCTGCACTATCTGGTGATGCCGCTCGCGGCCTGGCTGCTGGCAATGGCCTTTAAGATGCCGCCAGATTTATCCGCCGGGATGGTGCTGGTGGGCAGCGTGGCAAGCGGTACGGCCTCCAACGTGATGATCTATCTGGCGAAAGGCGATGTTGCGCTCTCCGTGACCATCTCGTCCGCGTCTACTCTCGTGGGCGTGATTGCCACACCGCTGTTAACCCGCCTGTATGTCGACGCACATATTCAGGTAGACGTAATGGGGATGTTGCTCAGCATTCTGCAAATTGTGGTGATCCCGATTGCACTGGGGCTGGTTATCCACCATCTGTTCCCGCGCCTGGTGAAGGCGGTCGAACCCTGTCTGCCGGCGTTTTCGATGGTCTGTATTCTGGCAATCATCAGCGCCGTGGTAGCAGGCTCCGCCTCGCACATTGCGTCTGTCGGCTTTGTGGTGATCATTGCTGTGGTACTGCATAACACCATTGGCCTGCTGGGAGGCTACTGGGGTGGCAAACTGTTCGGCTTTGACGAATCTACCTGCCGCACGCTGGCGATTGAAGTGGGAATGCAAAACTCTGGCCTGGCCGCGGCACTCGGTAAAATCTACTTCTCGCCGCTGGCCGCCCTGCCTGGCGCGTTGTTCTCCGTCTGGCATAACCTTTCAGGCTCCCTGCTGGCAGGTTACTGGTCTGGTAAACCCATCGAAGAACAACCGAAAAAAGATGTGGTGAAACAAGGTTAA
- a CDS encoding helix-turn-helix domain-containing protein — protein MSKGVDTKIRHVTAAETNIFSELGFEASEAKRLQKDADKEVEQLLAIKRQLMQEISAWIADNKLRQADAAAMLNVSRPRVSDVVNLKTSKFTLDTLVMMLSKLGKPVSVTIG, from the coding sequence ATGAGTAAAGGTGTTGATACTAAAATTCGCCATGTTACGGCGGCAGAAACCAACATATTTTCCGAGCTGGGCTTTGAAGCGAGTGAAGCAAAACGGCTGCAAAAGGATGCTGATAAAGAAGTTGAACAACTGCTGGCCATCAAGCGACAACTGATGCAGGAGATCTCCGCATGGATTGCTGATAATAAGCTCCGTCAGGCTGATGCTGCAGCCATGCTCAATGTCTCTCGTCCACGTGTTTCGGATGTAGTTAACCTCAAAACCAGCAAGTTCACGCTCGATACTCTGGTCATGATGCTAAGTAAACTTGGAAAACCTGTCTCAGTTACCATCGGCTAA
- a CDS encoding DUF3811 domain-containing protein: MATQRLTQQDMTEAEQRELKTLLGRARIAHGRTLTNGETNQVKKEYIDKLMEQREAEAKKARKLKKQQAYKPDAETTFSWSANTSTRGRR; encoded by the coding sequence ATGGCGACACAACGATTGACCCAGCAAGATATGACAGAAGCCGAGCAGCGTGAACTCAAGACGCTTCTCGGCCGCGCCCGTATCGCCCATGGCCGCACACTGACTAACGGCGAAACCAATCAGGTAAAAAAAGAGTACATCGACAAACTGATGGAACAGCGTGAAGCAGAAGCAAAAAAAGCCCGCAAGTTGAAGAAACAGCAGGCTTATAAACCCGATGCAGAGACGACTTTTTCCTGGTCGGCAAACACCTCTACCCGGGGACGGCGCTGA
- the yjbE gene encoding exopolysaccharide production protein YjbE produces MKKVLYGIFAISALAATSVYAAPVQVGEAAGSAATSASAGSSTAASTSTVSSAVGVALAATGGGDGSNTGTTTTTTTSTQ; encoded by the coding sequence ATGAAGAAAGTACTGTATGGCATTTTTGCCATATCTGCGCTTGCGGCGACATCTGTATATGCGGCTCCGGTTCAGGTCGGGGAAGCTGCAGGGTCGGCAGCGACGTCTGCGTCTGCGGGGAGTTCTACCGCAGCCAGCACCAGCACCGTAAGTTCAGCCGTGGGTGTCGCGCTGGCGGCAACCGGTGGCGGTGATGGCTCCAATACCGGAACCACGACCACCACGACGACCAGCACCCAGTAA
- a CDS encoding Na/Pi cotransporter family protein: protein MLTLLHLLSAVALLVWGTHIVRTGVMRVFGARLRTVLSSSVEKKPLAFCAGIGVTALVQSSNATTMLVTSFVAQDLVALTPALVIVLGADVGTALMARILTFDLSWLSPLLIFIGVIFFLGRKQTRAGQLGRVGIGLGLILLALELIVQAVTPITQANGVQVIFASLTGDIMLDALIGAVFAIVSYSSLAAVLLTATLASAGVISFPVALCLVIGANLGSGLLAMLNNSAANAAARRVALGSLLFKLVGSLIILPFVHLLAGIMQKLPLSDAELVIYFHVFYNLVRCLAMVPFAAPMARFCERLIRDEPELDARLKPKHLDTSALDTPALGLANAARETLRMGDAMETMLEGLQKVMHGEPREEKELRRLADDINVLYTAIKLYLARMPQDELAEEESRRWAEIIEMSLNLEQASDIVERMGSEIADKSLAARRAFSVEGLKELEALHEQLLSNLKLAMLVFFSSDVPGARRLRRNKHRFRILNRRYSHAHVERLHQQNVQSIETSSLHLGLLGDMKRLNSLFCSVAYSVMEQPDEDDERDEY, encoded by the coding sequence GTGCTGACTCTGTTACACCTGCTCTCCGCAGTGGCATTGCTGGTATGGGGCACGCATATTGTCCGTACCGGTGTGATGCGCGTATTCGGTGCGCGCCTACGAACCGTTCTCAGCAGCAGCGTTGAGAAGAAGCCGCTCGCCTTCTGTGCGGGCATCGGCGTGACGGCGCTGGTGCAAAGCAGTAACGCCACCACCATGCTTGTCACTTCGTTTGTGGCGCAGGATCTGGTGGCGCTAACGCCTGCGCTGGTGATTGTGCTGGGTGCCGATGTGGGGACCGCGCTGATGGCGCGTATCCTGACGTTCGATCTGTCGTGGTTGTCGCCGCTGCTGATTTTCATCGGCGTTATCTTCTTCCTGGGTCGTAAGCAGACCCGTGCCGGGCAGCTCGGGCGAGTGGGCATTGGCCTGGGGCTGATCCTGCTGGCACTGGAGCTGATTGTGCAGGCGGTGACACCCATTACTCAGGCCAACGGCGTGCAGGTGATTTTCGCCTCGTTGACGGGCGATATCATGCTGGATGCGCTGATCGGCGCCGTCTTTGCCATCGTCAGTTATTCAAGCCTGGCCGCCGTGCTGTTGACCGCTACGCTGGCGAGTGCCGGGGTTATCTCGTTCCCGGTGGCGCTGTGTCTGGTGATTGGCGCGAACCTCGGCTCTGGCCTGCTGGCGATGCTCAACAACAGCGCCGCCAATGCTGCTGCCCGTCGCGTTGCGCTCGGTAGCCTGTTGTTTAAGCTGGTGGGAAGCCTGATTATTCTGCCGTTTGTGCACCTGCTGGCTGGGATCATGCAAAAGCTGCCTTTGTCGGACGCCGAGCTGGTTATCTATTTCCACGTGTTCTACAACCTTGTCCGCTGCCTGGCGATGGTTCCCTTCGCCGCGCCAATGGCCCGTTTCTGCGAACGTCTTATCCGCGATGAACCTGAGCTGGATGCCCGGCTGAAACCGAAGCATCTGGACACCTCTGCACTGGACACGCCAGCTCTGGGCCTGGCCAATGCTGCCCGCGAGACGCTGCGCATGGGCGATGCGATGGAAACGATGCTGGAAGGGCTGCAAAAGGTCATGCATGGCGAGCCTCGCGAAGAAAAAGAGCTGCGCAGGCTGGCAGATGATATCAACGTGCTTTATACCGCCATCAAGCTCTATCTGGCGCGGATGCCGCAGGACGAGCTGGCGGAAGAGGAATCGCGCAGGTGGGCGGAAATCATCGAAATGTCCCTCAACCTGGAGCAGGCCTCTGACATCGTCGAACGTATGGGCAGTGAAATAGCCGATAAATCGCTGGCTGCGCGCCGTGCGTTCTCGGTCGAAGGTCTGAAGGAGCTTGAAGCCCTGCACGAACAGTTGTTGAGTAACCTCAAGCTGGCGATGTTGGTCTTTTTCTCAAGCGATGTGCCAGGCGCACGCCGTTTACGCCGCAACAAACACCGTTTCCGTATTCTTAACCGCCGCTACTCTCATGCGCACGTTGAACGCCTGCATCAGCAAAACGTGCAAAGCATTGAAACCAGTTCCCTGCACCTGGGGCTGCTGGGCGATATGAAACGTCTTAACTCGTTGTTCTGTTCCGTGGCCTACAGCGTGATGGAACAGCCGGATGAAGACGACGAGCGAGACGAGTATTAA
- the lysC gene encoding lysine-sensitive aspartokinase 3 produces MTSFVVAKFGGTSVADYDAMNRSADVVLADPNARLVVLSASAGVTNLLVSLSEGLEATERFVKLDALRKIQFDILERLQNPNVIREEVERLLENITTLAEAASLATSTALTDELVSHGELMSTLLFVEIMRERNIQAQWFDVRKVMRTSDRFGRAEPDVEALAELTTQQLAPRLAEGIVITQGFIGSEAKGRTTTLGRGGSDYTAALLGEALHATRVDIWTDVPGIYTTDPRVVSAAKRIDVIAFEEAAEMATFGAKVLHPATLLPAVRSDIPVFVGSSKDPKAGGTLVCKKTENPPLFRALALRRRQTLVTLHSHNMLHSRGFLAEVFSILARHNISVDLITTSEVSIALTLDTTGSTSTGDTLLTQSLLIELSELCRVEVEENLALVAIIGNKLSRACGVGKEVFGVLDPFNIRMICYGASSYNLCFLVPADQAELVVQKLHQNLFE; encoded by the coding sequence ATGACGAGTTTTGTGGTCGCTAAGTTTGGCGGCACCAGTGTGGCTGATTACGATGCCATGAACCGCAGCGCCGATGTGGTGCTAGCCGATCCGAATGCCCGCCTGGTGGTGCTTTCTGCATCCGCTGGCGTGACGAACCTGCTGGTTTCTCTGTCTGAAGGACTGGAAGCGACAGAACGTTTCGTTAAGCTGGATGCACTGCGCAAAATTCAGTTCGACATCCTTGAACGCCTGCAGAACCCGAACGTCATCCGCGAGGAAGTGGAACGTCTGCTGGAAAACATCACCACCCTGGCAGAAGCCGCCTCTCTGGCAACCTCCACCGCCCTGACCGACGAACTGGTCAGCCATGGTGAACTGATGTCCACTCTGCTGTTTGTGGAAATCATGCGCGAACGTAACATTCAGGCGCAGTGGTTTGACGTGCGTAAAGTGATGCGTACCAGCGATCGCTTTGGCCGCGCCGAACCGGACGTTGAAGCGCTGGCCGAGCTGACTACTCAGCAGCTGGCACCGCGTCTGGCAGAGGGTATCGTTATCACCCAGGGCTTTATCGGTAGCGAAGCGAAAGGCCGAACTACAACGCTTGGCCGTGGTGGCAGCGACTACACCGCCGCACTGCTGGGTGAAGCACTGCACGCTACCCGTGTGGATATCTGGACTGACGTTCCGGGCATTTACACCACCGACCCGCGCGTCGTTTCCGCAGCGAAACGAATTGATGTGATCGCGTTTGAAGAAGCGGCGGAAATGGCCACCTTCGGCGCGAAAGTGCTGCACCCTGCAACGCTGCTGCCAGCCGTGCGCAGCGATATTCCGGTGTTCGTCGGCTCCAGTAAAGATCCGAAAGCGGGTGGTACGCTGGTCTGTAAGAAAACGGAAAACCCACCGCTGTTCCGCGCGCTGGCCCTGCGCCGCCGCCAGACGCTGGTGACGCTCCATAGCCACAATATGCTGCATTCCCGCGGTTTCCTGGCGGAAGTGTTTAGCATTCTGGCACGCCATAATATCTCCGTGGATCTGATCACCACCTCCGAAGTGAGCATCGCGTTGACGCTGGATACCACCGGTTCAACTTCTACTGGCGATACCTTGCTGACGCAATCGCTGTTGATTGAGCTGTCTGAGCTGTGCCGCGTGGAAGTCGAAGAAAACCTGGCGCTGGTTGCCATCATCGGTAACAAGCTGTCACGCGCCTGTGGCGTGGGTAAAGAGGTCTTTGGCGTGCTCGACCCGTTCAACATCCGCATGATTTGCTACGGTGCATCCAGCTACAACCTTTGCTTCCTGGTGCCGGCCGATCAGGCGGAGCTTGTCGTGCAAAAACTTCATCAGAATTTGTTTGAATAA
- the rluF gene encoding 23S rRNA pseudouridine(2604) synthase RluF encodes MLPTQSTRLNKYISESGICSRREADRYIEQGNVFLNGKRATIGDQVVPGDVVKVNGQVIEPRDAEDLVFIALNKPVGIVSTTEDGERDNIVDFVNHSSRVFPIGRLDKDSQGLIFLTNHGDLVNKILRAGNDHEKEYIVTVNKPVTDEFIRGMGAGVPILGTVTKKCKVKKEAPFAFRITLVQGLNRQIRRMCEHFGYDVTKLERTRIMNVSLSGIPLGEWRDLTGDELIELFKLIEDSSSEAKPKAKAKPKAQAVKRPVVKAPQAEDKGRGKPANGKRFTQPGRKKKGR; translated from the coding sequence ATGCTGCCAACTCAATCAACCCGATTAAACAAATACATTAGCGAGAGCGGGATCTGCTCACGTCGCGAGGCTGACCGTTACATTGAACAGGGTAACGTGTTCCTCAACGGCAAACGCGCCACCATCGGCGACCAGGTGGTACCTGGCGATGTGGTCAAAGTGAATGGTCAGGTCATCGAACCCCGCGATGCCGAAGACCTGGTGTTTATCGCGTTGAATAAACCGGTTGGTATCGTCAGTACCACGGAAGATGGCGAGCGGGACAACATTGTTGATTTCGTTAACCACAGCAGCCGTGTCTTCCCGATTGGCCGACTGGATAAAGACTCTCAGGGGCTGATTTTTCTCACCAACCACGGCGACCTGGTAAACAAAATTCTGCGTGCCGGAAACGACCACGAAAAAGAGTACATCGTCACGGTGAATAAACCGGTCACTGACGAGTTTATCCGTGGAATGGGCGCTGGCGTGCCGATTCTGGGCACCGTTACCAAAAAGTGTAAGGTGAAGAAAGAAGCCCCGTTTGCGTTTCGCATTACGCTGGTACAGGGCTTAAACCGCCAGATCCGCCGTATGTGCGAGCACTTCGGTTATGACGTGACGAAGCTGGAACGCACCCGAATCATGAACGTCAGCCTGTCCGGTATTCCATTGGGCGAGTGGCGTGATTTAACCGGTGACGAGCTGATTGAGCTGTTCAAGCTGATTGAGGATTCATCTTCTGAAGCGAAACCAAAAGCGAAAGCCAAACCGAAGGCTCAGGCGGTTAAACGCCCGGTGGTGAAAGCCCCGCAGGCAGAAGATAAAGGGCGAGGTAAACCGGCTAACGGAAAACGCTTTACCCAGCCTGGGCGCAAAAAGAAAGGGCGCTAA
- a CDS encoding YjbF family lipoprotein, protein MKRPAIIMICLLLQACSATTKGLGNSLWDSMFGTPGVHLTDDDIQNMPYASQYMQLNDGPQLFVVLAFDENGQQKWVTQDQATIVMQHGRIVKTLLGGDNLLEVHNLAADPLIKPNQVTDGASWTRTMGWTEHKQVRYATAHSVFRWDGTDSVRVGSDETQVRVLDEAVTTDQASWHNRYWVDEEGQIRQSLQYLGANFFPVKTTLIKAAKP, encoded by the coding sequence GTGAAGCGACCTGCAATCATCATGATTTGCCTGCTCTTGCAGGCGTGCTCAGCCACCACTAAAGGGCTGGGGAATTCGCTGTGGGACAGCATGTTTGGTACGCCTGGCGTCCATCTTACTGATGACGATATCCAGAACATGCCTTATGCCAGCCAGTACATGCAGTTAAACGATGGCCCGCAACTGTTTGTGGTGCTCGCTTTCGATGAAAACGGGCAGCAGAAATGGGTGACGCAGGATCAGGCCACCATCGTGATGCAGCATGGTCGCATCGTAAAAACGCTGCTCGGCGGCGACAACCTGCTTGAGGTCCACAACCTTGCGGCCGACCCGCTCATCAAGCCGAATCAGGTAACCGACGGCGCAAGCTGGACACGCACGATGGGCTGGACGGAACACAAACAGGTGCGCTACGCCACGGCACACTCTGTATTCCGCTGGGACGGTACGGACAGCGTAAGGGTCGGCAGCGATGAAACCCAGGTTCGCGTGCTGGATGAAGCGGTCACGACCGACCAGGCAAGCTGGCATAACCGCTACTGGGTGGATGAAGAAGGGCAGATACGCCAGTCACTACAGTACCTCGGCGCTAATTTCTTCCCGGTAAAAACCACTCTGATCAAGGCGGCGAAACCATGA
- a CDS encoding capsule biosynthesis GfcC D2 domain-containing protein, translated as MKIRTSMALILCLAAPLAWSAGTVKVYTPDSTQPKTLTNAGHLLDLVGQPRLANSWWPGAVISERQATVLAEQKQRALLARLTGLAEQEDGDDAAAINSVRQQMQTLKITGRQQINLDPDAVRVAENGNPTLEGGYTLWLPAQPSTITVMGLVSSPGKKPFTPGRDVASYLDEQSALSGADNSYAWVVYPDGRTQKVPVAYWNKRHIEPMPGSVIFVGFADHFWTKAYDGLNADILHTLMQRIPD; from the coding sequence ATGAAAATCCGCACTAGCATGGCGCTGATCCTGTGCCTTGCCGCGCCGCTGGCCTGGTCTGCGGGCACGGTGAAGGTTTACACGCCTGACAGCACACAACCCAAAACCTTAACCAATGCCGGGCATCTGCTTGATCTTGTCGGCCAGCCAAGGCTTGCAAACAGCTGGTGGCCCGGGGCTGTTATCAGCGAGCGTCAGGCAACGGTGCTGGCAGAACAAAAACAGCGCGCGTTGCTCGCAAGGCTTACCGGCCTTGCAGAACAGGAAGATGGCGATGACGCGGCGGCAATCAACAGCGTTCGCCAGCAGATGCAGACGCTGAAGATAACCGGCCGCCAGCAGATCAATCTCGACCCGGATGCGGTGAGAGTGGCAGAGAACGGCAACCCAACGCTCGAAGGGGGGTACACGCTCTGGCTTCCGGCTCAGCCTTCAACCATCACCGTGATGGGGCTTGTCAGCAGTCCGGGTAAAAAGCCCTTCACGCCAGGGCGCGATGTGGCGAGTTACCTTGACGAGCAGAGCGCGTTAAGCGGCGCGGATAACAGCTACGCCTGGGTAGTTTATCCCGACGGGCGCACGCAAAAAGTCCCTGTGGCCTACTGGAACAAACGCCATATCGAGCCCATGCCCGGCAGCGTGATTTTTGTCGGCTTTGCCGACCACTTCTGGACGAAGGCATATGACGGACTCAACGCCGATATCCTTCACACCCTGATGCAGCGGATACCGGATTAA
- the pgi gene encoding glucose-6-phosphate isomerase, with amino-acid sequence MKNINPTQTAAWQALQKHFDEMKDVTIADLFAKDADRFNKFSATFDDLMLVDFSKNRITEETLAKLQDLAKETALSDAIKSMFSGEKINRTEDRAVLHVALRNRSNTPIIVDGKDVMPEVNAVLEKMKAFSEAIISGSWKGYTGKAITDVVNIGIGGSDLGPFMVTEALRPYKNHLNMHFVSNVDGTHIAEVLKNVNPETTLFLVASKTFTTQETMTNAHSARDWFLETAGDNKHVAKHFAALSTNGKAVGEFGIDTANMFEFWDWVGGRYSLWSAIGLSIILSVGFDNFVELLSGAHAMDKHFASTAPEKNLPVLLALIGIWYNNFFGAETEAILPYDQYMHRFAAYFQQGNMESNGKYVDRNGNAVDYQTGPIIWGEPGTNGQHAFYQLIHQGTKMVPCDFIAPAITHNPLSDHHPKLLSNFFAQTEALAFGKSRDVVEQEYRDQGKDPATLDHVVPFKVFEGNRPTNSILLREITPFSLGALIALYEHKIFTQGAILNIFTFDQWGVELGKQLANRILPELGDDKAINSHDSSTNGLINRYKAWRA; translated from the coding sequence ATGAAAAACATCAACCCAACGCAGACCGCTGCCTGGCAGGCACTACAGAAACATTTTGATGAAATGAAAGACGTCACTATCGCGGATCTGTTCGCGAAAGATGCCGATCGTTTCAACAAGTTCTCCGCGACCTTCGACGACCTGATGCTGGTGGACTTCTCCAAAAACCGCATTACCGAAGAGACACTGGCAAAATTGCAGGATCTGGCGAAAGAAACCGCGCTCAGTGATGCCATTAAATCCATGTTCTCTGGTGAGAAGATCAACCGCACCGAAGACCGCGCTGTGCTGCACGTTGCACTGCGTAACCGTAGCAATACTCCAATCATCGTCGATGGCAAAGATGTGATGCCGGAAGTGAACGCGGTGCTGGAGAAGATGAAAGCCTTCTCTGAAGCGATCATCTCTGGTAGCTGGAAAGGTTACACCGGTAAAGCTATCACTGACGTGGTGAACATCGGTATCGGCGGTTCAGACCTCGGTCCATTCATGGTGACCGAAGCGCTGCGCCCGTACAAAAACCACCTCAACATGCACTTCGTTTCTAACGTTGATGGTACACACATTGCTGAAGTGCTGAAGAACGTGAACCCGGAAACCACCCTGTTCCTGGTGGCGTCTAAAACCTTCACCACGCAGGAAACCATGACCAACGCCCATAGCGCGCGTGACTGGTTCCTGGAAACCGCAGGTGACAACAAGCACGTCGCGAAACACTTCGCCGCGCTGTCTACCAACGGTAAAGCGGTTGGCGAGTTCGGTATCGACACGGCAAACATGTTCGAGTTCTGGGACTGGGTTGGTGGCCGTTACTCTCTGTGGTCTGCAATCGGTTTGTCCATCATCCTGTCTGTTGGCTTTGACAACTTCGTTGAGCTGCTTTCCGGCGCACATGCGATGGATAAACACTTCGCGTCCACCGCGCCTGAGAAAAACCTGCCAGTGCTGCTGGCGCTGATTGGTATCTGGTACAACAACTTCTTTGGCGCTGAAACCGAAGCTATCCTGCCATACGACCAGTACATGCACCGCTTTGCTGCCTACTTCCAGCAGGGCAACATGGAATCCAACGGTAAATACGTTGACCGTAACGGCAATGCCGTGGACTACCAGACTGGCCCAATCATCTGGGGCGAGCCAGGCACCAACGGCCAACATGCGTTCTACCAGCTGATCCACCAGGGCACCAAGATGGTACCGTGCGATTTCATCGCGCCTGCTATTACTCATAACCCGCTGTCGGATCACCATCCGAAACTGCTGTCTAACTTCTTCGCTCAGACTGAAGCGCTGGCGTTCGGCAAGTCCCGCGACGTGGTTGAACAGGAATACCGCGACCAGGGTAAAGATCCGGCGACCCTGGATCACGTTGTGCCGTTCAAAGTGTTCGAAGGCAACCGTCCAACCAACTCTATCCTGCTGCGCGAAATCACCCCGTTCAGCCTGGGTGCGCTGATTGCCCTGTATGAGCACAAAATCTTTACTCAGGGCGCGATCCTGAACATCTTCACCTTTGACCAGTGGGGCGTTGAGCTGGGCAAACAGCTGGCAAACCGCATTCTGCCAGAGCTGGGTGACGACAAAGCGATTAACAGCCACGACAGTTCTACAAATGGTTTGATTAACCGTTATAAAGCATGGCGTGCATAA
- a CDS encoding type II toxin-antitoxin system RelE/ParE family toxin, translating into MLSERPAMRPIAWIGSAFDDLLSFPEVIRKDAGFQLHRLQAGLEAADWKPMPEIGKGVAEIRLRSHTGAYRILYLARFEDAVYVLHCFMKKTQRTSGQDKHIAKARLQAVIDARNNRK; encoded by the coding sequence ATGCTTTCAGAAAGGCCAGCGATGCGACCCATCGCATGGATAGGGAGTGCATTTGACGATTTACTCAGCTTTCCTGAGGTCATCCGCAAAGACGCAGGTTTTCAGTTACACCGCCTGCAAGCCGGGTTAGAGGCCGCTGACTGGAAGCCGATGCCGGAAATCGGTAAAGGCGTTGCTGAAATACGGCTTAGAAGCCATACGGGCGCTTATCGAATTCTCTATTTGGCCCGTTTTGAAGATGCGGTATATGTGCTGCATTGCTTTATGAAGAAAACACAGCGGACTTCCGGACAGGATAAGCACATCGCTAAAGCCCGTTTGCAGGCAGTGATTGATGCGAGGAATAATCGAAAATGA